The following proteins come from a genomic window of Pedobacter faecalis:
- a CDS encoding glutaminase family protein, whose protein sequence is MNKTKLFGLLTLVACGSLANPAGAQDRKAPAYPLITHNPNFSIWSSTDKLNESATQHWTGADHSLLGMINVDGTIYRFMGKEAPNYQTVVAASDDAPYQVKYTEKEPEGDWQSADYDASSWRTGAAPIGDDAKTAKTMWKSHDIWVRRTFDVTNPESVNELYLKLNHDDNINLYLNGKKIYTKVGWTSNFQYIALSDSDKRALKKGKNVIAIHLVNTAGGRYLDFGLSNKLKDESGAVQLARQTNVEFKATQTVYDFTCGKVDLKLTFTSPLLMDDLGVLARPVSYVTYQVKANDNKAHQVKVFMSASSDIAVYRPAQEVTAQKYSTAKLNILKTGTVEQPVLQKAADDMRIDWGYFYVAAPKTAGAIQFITPQKNAADAFRKGIVTTTAQKGRSLALNTIIPFGSVNSTPVEKYIQLAYDEIYSIQYFKRNLRPWWNTSGKETIEGQMTDASNAYKAVLAKCEAFNKTVYADALKSGGKDYAELCNLAYRQSIAAHTLVKSPEREILWLSKENNSGGFINTVDVTYPSAPLYLIYNPQLLQGMLNGIFYFSESGKYPHPWAAHDLGTYPLANGQTYGEPMPVEESGNMIILTAAIAKAQGNANYAKKHWKTLTTWADYLTREGLDPKTQLCTDDFAGHLARNANLSVKAIVGIACYAQLAESLGYSETAKKYRDIAKSMVPQWMQMADAGDHYALTFDNKNTWSQKYNLVWDKVLNLDLFPQKVYDTEIKYYLTKQNRYGLPLDSRKAYTKNDWILWTATFTSNEKDFKALVAPVYKHAVETESRVPLNDFYDTNTGIRDNFKARSVVGGFYMKLFSDKLNRVNGSLPGK, encoded by the coding sequence ATGAACAAAACCAAACTCTTCGGGCTGCTAACCCTAGTGGCCTGCGGTTCGCTTGCCAATCCGGCCGGCGCGCAGGACCGAAAGGCCCCAGCCTACCCCCTCATTACCCACAATCCAAACTTTAGTATCTGGTCGAGCACCGATAAGCTGAACGAGTCGGCCACCCAGCACTGGACTGGCGCAGATCATTCGCTTTTAGGTATGATCAACGTAGACGGCACGATTTACCGTTTTATGGGCAAAGAGGCGCCCAACTACCAAACCGTGGTTGCTGCCTCCGACGATGCGCCATACCAGGTAAAATATACCGAGAAGGAGCCTGAGGGCGACTGGCAGTCGGCCGATTACGATGCATCAAGCTGGCGTACAGGTGCTGCCCCAATCGGGGATGATGCGAAAACGGCAAAAACCATGTGGAAATCGCACGACATCTGGGTGAGAAGAACTTTTGACGTAACAAACCCGGAGTCTGTAAACGAGCTTTATCTAAAGCTGAACCATGATGATAACATCAACCTGTACCTGAACGGGAAGAAGATTTATACCAAGGTGGGCTGGACATCGAACTTTCAGTACATCGCGCTTAGCGACAGCGATAAGCGTGCCTTGAAAAAAGGCAAAAACGTGATCGCGATACACCTGGTAAACACGGCGGGAGGCCGCTATCTCGATTTCGGACTTTCCAATAAACTGAAAGACGAGTCGGGCGCCGTACAACTTGCCAGGCAGACGAACGTAGAGTTTAAGGCAACCCAAACCGTTTATGATTTTACTTGCGGAAAGGTAGATTTGAAACTGACCTTTACGTCTCCCCTGTTGATGGATGATCTGGGTGTGCTTGCACGTCCGGTATCTTATGTGACCTACCAGGTAAAAGCCAACGACAACAAAGCGCACCAGGTAAAAGTATTTATGAGTGCCTCTTCGGATATTGCCGTGTATCGCCCGGCGCAGGAGGTAACGGCGCAAAAATACAGCACAGCCAAACTAAATATCCTTAAAACCGGTACCGTCGAGCAGCCCGTACTGCAAAAGGCCGCCGATGATATGCGTATCGACTGGGGTTATTTTTATGTAGCTGCGCCTAAAACGGCTGGAGCCATTCAATTTATTACGCCTCAGAAGAATGCAGCAGATGCGTTCAGAAAAGGCATTGTAACCACCACGGCTCAAAAAGGTCGTTCGCTGGCACTGAATACCATCATTCCTTTTGGAAGCGTGAACAGTACGCCGGTTGAGAAATATATCCAGCTGGCTTACGATGAGATCTATTCCATTCAGTACTTTAAGAGGAACCTCAGACCATGGTGGAATACATCGGGTAAGGAAACCATTGAGGGACAAATGACGGATGCTTCGAACGCTTACAAAGCTGTTTTGGCAAAGTGCGAGGCATTCAACAAAACTGTTTATGCGGATGCCCTGAAATCTGGCGGCAAGGATTACGCGGAATTATGTAACCTGGCATACCGTCAGAGTATTGCCGCTCATACCCTCGTGAAAAGTCCGGAACGGGAAATCCTTTGGTTGTCTAAGGAAAACAACAGCGGTGGCTTTATCAACACGGTAGACGTGACCTACCCATCGGCTCCGCTATACCTGATCTACAACCCTCAGCTGCTGCAGGGCATGCTGAACGGTATTTTCTATTTCAGCGAGAGCGGTAAATATCCGCATCCATGGGCTGCGCACGACCTTGGCACGTACCCTCTGGCCAACGGACAAACCTACGGCGAGCCTATGCCGGTGGAGGAGTCGGGCAACATGATTATCCTTACCGCAGCCATCGCAAAGGCACAGGGAAATGCGAATTATGCTAAAAAGCACTGGAAAACTTTGACGACCTGGGCAGACTATCTGACCAGGGAGGGACTGGATCCGAAAACACAATTGTGTACTGACGACTTCGCGGGCCACCTGGCCAGAAACGCGAACCTTTCTGTAAAAGCTATTGTAGGTATTGCCTGCTATGCGCAATTGGCAGAGTCTCTAGGTTACAGCGAGACCGCAAAAAAATACCGTGACATTGCTAAGTCCATGGTACCTCAGTGGATGCAAATGGCAGACGCGGGAGATCACTATGCGCTGACTTTCGACAACAAGAATACCTGGAGTCAGAAGTATAACCTGGTTTGGGATAAAGTATTGAACTTAGACCTTTTCCCTCAAAAGGTGTACGACACGGAGATCAAATACTACCTGACCAAGCAAAACCGGTACGGACTGCCTTTAGACAGCAGAAAGGCCTACACCAAGAACGACTGGATCTTGTGGACAGCCACCTTTACGAGCAATGAGAAGGACTTCAAAGCCCTGGTTGCACCGGTTTACAAGCATGCGGTAGAAACCGAGTCGAGAGTACCTCTAAACGACTTCTACGATACCAACACGGGTATTCGTGATAACTTTAAAGCGAGAAGTGTGGTGGGCGGCTTTTATATGAAGCTGTTCTCCGACAAACTGAACCGCGTTAATGGCAGTCTTCCAGGCAAATAA
- a CDS encoding DUF983 domain-containing protein, translating into MKPLKIDTSSEFSAAMHAKCPRCRRGNMFDGPMYGFKLQKMHVTCPHCGLRFEREPGYFYVSMFISYAMNVAEIISIAVATYVLTGNLENMWLYIATIFPAVLILSPFNYRFSRVILLYWLTPGLHYNPEMSRDA; encoded by the coding sequence ATGAAGCCTTTAAAAATTGATACGAGTTCAGAATTTTCGGCAGCGATGCACGCCAAATGCCCAAGATGCAGAAGAGGAAACATGTTCGACGGACCAATGTACGGTTTTAAGCTTCAGAAAATGCATGTCACGTGCCCGCATTGCGGACTAAGATTTGAACGTGAGCCGGGGTACTTTTACGTTTCGATGTTTATCAGCTATGCCATGAACGTGGCGGAGATCATATCGATTGCTGTAGCCACCTACGTTTTAACGGGCAACCTGGAAAACATGTGGCTGTATATTGCCACCATATTTCCGGCAGTACTCATCCTTTCGCCCTTCAACTACCGCTTTTCGCGGGTAATACTGCTCTACTGGCTTACACCCGGACTGCATTATAATCCGGAAATGAGCAGGGACGCGTAA
- a CDS encoding helix-turn-helix domain-containing protein, producing MKNEIPIYDISSFTGFRKEDIIVSRFGPYSKTHQHLHYAHRHSFYHVVLFTEGSGHHSIDFENFEVKPWQIYFMIPGQVHSWSFTGAVDGYVVNFSSNYFQSFLLLTDYLQKFSFFSGVVRDSVLEVPEDCRRAIGGIFEELLIAGNQSKRFSDDYIRILLLKMFIMLSDLVAEKPDAYVTSYNYTLLKNFQQLIERNFAELRLPKAYAELLYITPNHLNALCNDLLGMPAGEVIRNRVVLEAKRLLVNLDLPISEISMQLNFNDNSYFTKFFKKYVGQTPEEFRKHTLKK from the coding sequence ATGAAAAATGAGATTCCTATATACGATATCAGCAGCTTCACAGGCTTTCGTAAGGAAGACATCATTGTGAGCCGGTTTGGCCCCTATTCTAAAACGCATCAGCATTTACATTACGCCCATCGGCATAGCTTCTATCATGTCGTACTTTTTACAGAAGGATCCGGACATCATTCCATTGATTTCGAGAACTTTGAGGTTAAGCCCTGGCAAATCTATTTTATGATTCCCGGGCAGGTACACAGCTGGAGCTTTACCGGGGCGGTCGACGGCTACGTGGTTAACTTTTCCAGTAATTACTTTCAGTCCTTTTTACTGCTTACCGATTATCTGCAAAAGTTCAGTTTCTTCTCAGGCGTTGTCAGGGATTCCGTTTTGGAAGTCCCTGAGGATTGTCGCCGGGCCATAGGCGGGATATTCGAGGAGCTGCTCATCGCAGGAAATCAAAGCAAGCGGTTTAGCGACGACTATATCAGAATACTGTTGTTAAAAATGTTTATCATGCTGTCTGACCTGGTTGCTGAAAAGCCCGACGCTTACGTTACATCGTACAACTATACCCTGCTCAAGAATTTTCAGCAACTGATTGAACGGAACTTCGCTGAACTCAGACTGCCTAAGGCCTATGCGGAACTGTTGTACATTACGCCTAATCATCTGAATGCCTTATGTAACGATCTGTTAGGCATGCCGGCCGGCGAAGTGATCCGGAACAGGGTGGTGCTTGAAGCTAAAAGACTGCTCGTAAATCTCGATCTCCCGATCAGCGAAATCTCCATGCAACTGAACTTTAACGACAACTCCTATTTTACGAAGTTCTTCAAGAAGTATGTAGGTCAGACACCGGAAGAATTTAGAAAACATACTTTAAAAAAATAA
- a CDS encoding aldose epimerase family protein, with protein MKMLKNLIVFVLLLLHQVCATAQGQHLSKHLFGKIDGQEIYEYVLTNAQGMQVKLISYGATITDIRVPDRNGVLSSVVLGFDSLHAYTSPRNPLMGAIVGRVANRIAKGRFTIGAQEYILSSNIHGGKLGFDKRIWNVEEIRKGDGPGIRMSYLSRDGEEGYPGNLEVSVVYTLTSKNELKMDYTAITDRPTHVNLTNHTYFNLSGGSPATVLDTELRILSDKYLEADRNNIPSGKILPVNGTALDFSRAQAIGKRIKDEHPALKIGNGYDLTYVLKNQSGKLRLAAQAYEPHSGRVLKAYSTEPGLVFYTGNHLNPGLTGRQQQPMTRYGGFCLEFQHYPDAPNQRAFPSTLLKPGEVYRSQTVYEFTNR; from the coding sequence ATGAAAATGCTTAAAAATTTGATAGTCTTTGTCTTACTATTATTACATCAGGTCTGTGCGACTGCACAGGGGCAACATCTCTCCAAACACCTTTTTGGGAAAATCGACGGACAGGAGATTTATGAATACGTATTAACCAACGCACAAGGTATGCAGGTGAAGCTCATAAGTTATGGAGCTACAATTACGGATATCCGTGTTCCCGACAGAAACGGAGTTTTGAGCAGCGTTGTGTTAGGGTTCGATTCGCTTCATGCGTACACATCCCCTCGCAACCCCTTAATGGGCGCCATAGTAGGTCGTGTGGCCAACCGCATTGCTAAAGGGCGATTTACCATCGGGGCTCAGGAGTATATCCTGAGCTCGAATATTCACGGCGGTAAACTTGGCTTTGATAAAAGGATCTGGAATGTAGAAGAGATCAGGAAGGGCGACGGGCCTGGCATAAGAATGAGTTACCTAAGCCGGGACGGAGAAGAAGGCTATCCTGGAAATCTTGAAGTAAGCGTGGTTTACACGCTGACCAGCAAAAATGAACTGAAGATGGATTATACGGCTATTACCGACCGGCCTACGCATGTAAACCTTACCAATCACACTTATTTTAATCTCTCAGGCGGAAGTCCGGCGACTGTTTTGGATACGGAATTACGCATCCTGTCTGACAAATACCTGGAGGCCGACAGAAACAATATCCCCTCTGGGAAAATCCTGCCTGTAAATGGGACAGCATTGGATTTCTCCAGGGCACAAGCGATTGGCAAGCGGATAAAGGACGAGCACCCAGCATTGAAAATAGGTAACGGCTATGATCTTACTTATGTGTTGAAAAATCAGTCCGGGAAGTTAAGACTCGCTGCGCAGGCTTACGAGCCGCACTCTGGCCGTGTGTTGAAAGCCTACTCTACCGAGCCGGGATTGGTGTTTTATACAGGAAATCACCTGAACCCCGGCTTAACAGGCAGACAGCAGCAGCCCATGACGAGATACGGGGGTTTTTGCCTGGAATTTCAGCATTATCCTGACGCTCCCAATCAACGGGCATTCCCCAGCACATTGCTAAAGCCAGGTGAAGTTTACCGCTCGCAGACGGTCTACGAATTTACGAATCGGTAA
- a CDS encoding GH92 family glycosyl hydrolase, whose translation MNLTYLRSLFSAARNIFVMALLFFPMLSFGQKQVRLTNYVNPLLGTTVLTDSALLGYNPPWRTWNGLTGPGATVPHGMVQVVPVTTYGSGSGYEYEVNTIKAIAQTSGNHWGDLNIPVMPLEGTDFTADDFASVYSHSTEVARPGYYEVVLERYKVKAQLTATKRAAYHKYTYTGGQAKKLAFDLVRAGGGSSTWELSRAGDYAVTGRQGNLYFYAVMNHKIKSIDAHKRNPNQPEIPRSGQGAGGQRKLTGNLDVTVITFENSNRPLELKITLSRVSPEGAKANYDAEIANKDFDQVYSEADKTWEQLLGKIKVTGGTEKQKSMFYSCLYRQFCYPSITSDADGKTGGLVQSNPGFETYASPALWDVFRTQLPVLDLIEPEVSNNVIRSMILNGERSGFLPTSFHGDFASTYIAGAYARGIRDYDVKEAYRLMLNNANTPTGEGVRGPRPHNGQYLKLGYLPEADIKNPTTETVSTAGTTKTLEFAYSDYSIAQLAKALGDNDTYNIMMKRSQNYRNVFDAQTGFMRGRLADGKWVSPFDPGYPYYEFMYREANAWQASFFVPQDTKGLISLYQSPRDFELKIDSLFSVPWGGYAKDNLSVFLGQFCMGNQPDFGYPYLYYFVNKPEKSQAILNKLMSDYFGMGPEGLALAGMDDYGSLTGWYVLNAMGIYPYSPADPEYIVSVPIFDKVEMQLGNGKVFTINKRGKGKNISKLTIGGAPLNGWFIKYADLAQGKPLDIFTK comes from the coding sequence ATGAACCTTACTTACCTGCGATCGCTCTTTTCCGCTGCGAGGAATATTTTTGTCATGGCGTTGCTCTTTTTTCCAATGCTGAGTTTCGGACAAAAGCAAGTCCGCTTAACAAATTATGTCAACCCTTTATTGGGTACCACGGTGCTGACCGATTCCGCGCTTTTAGGCTACAACCCGCCATGGCGCACCTGGAATGGCCTTACAGGCCCCGGCGCTACAGTGCCGCACGGCATGGTACAGGTGGTGCCGGTGACCACCTATGGCAGCGGCAGTGGATATGAGTACGAGGTAAATACCATAAAGGCGATTGCGCAAACGAGCGGAAACCATTGGGGCGACCTTAACATACCGGTGATGCCTTTGGAGGGAACGGATTTTACGGCAGATGATTTTGCTTCTGTCTACAGTCACTCCACGGAGGTGGCGCGACCCGGATATTATGAGGTCGTGCTGGAACGCTATAAGGTAAAGGCTCAGCTTACGGCCACAAAACGAGCCGCATATCATAAATATACGTATACAGGCGGTCAGGCCAAGAAACTGGCGTTCGATCTTGTTCGTGCTGGTGGGGGAAGCAGCACCTGGGAACTCAGTCGGGCAGGCGACTACGCGGTAACCGGAAGGCAGGGCAATCTCTATTTCTATGCCGTGATGAACCATAAGATAAAAAGCATCGATGCACACAAACGAAATCCGAATCAGCCAGAAATTCCGCGCAGCGGGCAGGGCGCCGGGGGCCAGCGAAAACTCACCGGAAACCTCGATGTTACCGTAATTACCTTTGAGAACTCCAATCGCCCGCTCGAGCTTAAAATTACCCTCTCACGAGTCAGCCCCGAGGGTGCAAAAGCTAACTATGACGCGGAGATTGCCAACAAGGACTTTGATCAGGTGTATAGCGAAGCAGATAAAACCTGGGAACAACTCCTCGGTAAAATCAAGGTTACAGGCGGAACAGAGAAGCAAAAATCCATGTTCTATTCATGTCTGTACAGGCAGTTCTGTTACCCGAGCATAACCAGCGATGCCGATGGCAAAACAGGCGGGCTTGTCCAGAGCAATCCGGGGTTCGAAACTTATGCAAGTCCCGCACTCTGGGATGTTTTTCGTACCCAGCTCCCCGTTCTGGATTTAATTGAGCCGGAGGTAAGTAATAATGTTATCAGATCTATGATCCTCAATGGCGAGCGTTCCGGATTTCTGCCCACGTCATTCCATGGCGATTTCGCGTCGACCTATATCGCCGGTGCTTACGCCCGCGGAATAAGGGACTACGACGTTAAGGAAGCCTATCGCCTTATGCTTAACAATGCCAATACCCCAACGGGCGAAGGTGTTAGGGGACCAAGACCCCATAACGGCCAATACCTGAAATTAGGCTATCTGCCAGAAGCGGATATCAAGAACCCTACCACCGAAACGGTGTCTACCGCCGGCACTACCAAGACGCTTGAGTTTGCCTATTCTGATTACTCCATCGCACAACTGGCAAAAGCCTTGGGCGACAATGATACTTATAACATCATGATGAAACGGAGCCAGAACTACCGGAATGTTTTCGATGCACAGACCGGCTTCATGAGGGGGCGTCTCGCCGATGGAAAATGGGTTAGCCCGTTTGATCCGGGCTACCCTTACTATGAATTTATGTATCGGGAAGCAAATGCCTGGCAGGCCTCCTTCTTTGTCCCACAGGATACCAAGGGACTGATATCCTTATATCAAAGTCCCCGCGATTTTGAACTTAAAATAGACTCACTTTTTTCCGTTCCCTGGGGCGGCTATGCTAAAGATAACCTCTCGGTATTTCTCGGACAATTCTGTATGGGAAACCAACCCGACTTCGGTTATCCTTACCTCTACTATTTTGTGAATAAACCCGAGAAGTCACAGGCCATACTCAACAAACTCATGTCAGATTATTTCGGCATGGGGCCTGAAGGACTTGCCCTTGCAGGGATGGACGATTATGGGTCACTTACAGGCTGGTACGTATTAAACGCCATGGGCATATATCCTTATTCTCCCGCAGACCCTGAATACATCGTATCTGTACCTATTTTTGACAAAGTTGAAATGCAACTTGGCAATGGCAAAGTATTTACGATCAACAAAAGAGGAAAAGGGAAGAATATCTCAAAACTTACCATTGGGGGCGCTCCCTTAAATGGTTGGTTTATTAAGTATGCCGACCTTGCTCAGGGCAAGCCATTAGATATTTTTACTAAATGA